One window of the Ictidomys tridecemlineatus isolate mIctTri1 chromosome 11, mIctTri1.hap1, whole genome shotgun sequence genome contains the following:
- the C11H1orf216 gene encoding UPF0500 protein C1orf216 homolog isoform X2, which translates to MFAIQPGLAEGDQFLGGLSPGVCQPKLQPDSNSNFLESARDANENWHGMPSKLDPILTRNTSELPSDNQYFQASGLPEEGIRSPPEGAEIPGAEPEKRGGASTICSPLEDNGYASSSLSIDSPSSSPEPACGTPRGPGPPDSLLPSVAQAVQQLQAQERYKEQEKEKHHVHLVMYRRLALLQWIRGLQHQLVDQQARLQESFDTILDNRKELIRCLQQRAAPSRSQDQG; encoded by the coding sequence ATGTTCGCCATCCAGCCAGGGCTAGCCGAAGGGGACCAGTTCTTGGGGGGCCTGTCTCCTGGAGTATGTCAGCCCAAGCTCCAGCCAGACAGCAACTCCAACTTCTTGGAGAGTGCCAGGGATGCCAATGAGAATTGGCATGGGATGCCAAGCAAACTGGACCCCATCCTGACAAGGAACACCTCTGAGCTGCCTTCTGACAACCAGTACTTCCAGGCTTCTGGACTCCCTGAGGAGGGGATTCGTAGCCCCCCAGAAGGTGCAGAAATTCCTGGTGCTGAGCCTGAAAAGAGAGGTGGTGCCAGCACTATCTGCTCTCCTCTGGAGGACAATGGCTATGCCAGCAGCTCCTTGAGCATTGACAGTCCTAGCAGCAGTCCTGAGCCTGCCTGTGGGACCCCTCGAGGTCCTGGCCCTCCAGATTCCCTTCTGCCCTCCGTGGCCCAGGCTGTGCAGCAGCTGCAGGCTCAGGAGCGCTACAAAgagcaggagaaggagaagcATCATGTACACTTGGTGATGTACCGTCGCCTGGCACTGCTCCAGTGGATCCGGGGTCTGCAGCACCAGTTGGTTGACCAGCAGGCACGTCTGCAGGAGAGCTTCGACACCATCCTAGACAACCGAAAGGAGCTGATCCGCTGTCTCCAGCAGAGGGCAGCACCATCCAGATCCCAGGACCAGGGCTAA
- the C11H1orf216 gene encoding UPF0500 protein C1orf216 homolog isoform X1 has protein sequence MCDQMFAIQPGLAEGDQFLGGLSPGVCQPKLQPDSNSNFLESARDANENWHGMPSKLDPILTRNTSELPSDNQYFQASGLPEEGIRSPPEGAEIPGAEPEKRGGASTICSPLEDNGYASSSLSIDSPSSSPEPACGTPRGPGPPDSLLPSVAQAVQQLQAQERYKEQEKEKHHVHLVMYRRLALLQWIRGLQHQLVDQQARLQESFDTILDNRKELIRCLQQRAAPSRSQDQG, from the exons ATGTGTG ACCAGATGTTCGCCATCCAGCCAGGGCTAGCCGAAGGGGACCAGTTCTTGGGGGGCCTGTCTCCTGGAGTATGTCAGCCCAAGCTCCAGCCAGACAGCAACTCCAACTTCTTGGAGAGTGCCAGGGATGCCAATGAGAATTGGCATGGGATGCCAAGCAAACTGGACCCCATCCTGACAAGGAACACCTCTGAGCTGCCTTCTGACAACCAGTACTTCCAGGCTTCTGGACTCCCTGAGGAGGGGATTCGTAGCCCCCCAGAAGGTGCAGAAATTCCTGGTGCTGAGCCTGAAAAGAGAGGTGGTGCCAGCACTATCTGCTCTCCTCTGGAGGACAATGGCTATGCCAGCAGCTCCTTGAGCATTGACAGTCCTAGCAGCAGTCCTGAGCCTGCCTGTGGGACCCCTCGAGGTCCTGGCCCTCCAGATTCCCTTCTGCCCTCCGTGGCCCAGGCTGTGCAGCAGCTGCAGGCTCAGGAGCGCTACAAAgagcaggagaaggagaagcATCATGTACACTTGGTGATGTACCGTCGCCTGGCACTGCTCCAGTGGATCCGGGGTCTGCAGCACCAGTTGGTTGACCAGCAGGCACGTCTGCAGGAGAGCTTCGACACCATCCTAGACAACCGAAAGGAGCTGATCCGCTGTCTCCAGCAGAGGGCAGCACCATCCAGATCCCAGGACCAGGGCTAA